Below is a window of Fimbriimonadaceae bacterium DNA.
TATGCCCGGGTCAAGCGTCTTGAGGAATCTGGCATCATCCGCGGTTACAAGGTGGATATCAATCCCGACTTTGAAGGACGCTCCTTGGTGGCGTTCGTGAGAATCGTCACTCGCCCTACTCCAAACGACACTGAAGTCTTTGAGAAGTTCGCCATCAATGAGCCCCGAATCGTGGAGTGCTACGACGTAAACGGTGAGGACTGCTTCTACCTCAAAGTTGAGGTTGGATCAACAGAGGAGCTTCGCGCGTTGCTCGTGGACATCCGCGCCTTCCCAGAAGTGGTGCGAACGATCAGCTCGATTGTGCTGGTGCGAGTGAAAGAGGCAAACTGAACCTACTGAACCGCCATGCAACCCAGCGAGAACATCCCAGAAAGCCGCATCCAGTGGGGAGAGAACTGCCCCCTTACTTGGCACCCGACCGAAGGCGGCAAGCGGCCCTGGATCGCTTGGGATGATGACAAACACTTTGAATTGGGGGCTGATCCTGAAGGATTGCGATTTGAACTGATTCGGGAGCGGATGCTCAGCGGCAAGTACTACCCACCCAATGTCATCCGCTTCTATGGGCGATTTCGAAACGAGGCGCGGCACTTGCGTCCTGGTGACCGCATCATCCAAAAGGCTTTCTTACTCCCCTCTGTGAAAGAGTTATA
It encodes the following:
- a CDS encoding Lrp/AsnC family transcriptional regulator; translated protein: MSSADALDRKIIEQLQKDARASYATIGRAVGLTGPGVYARVKRLEESGIIRGYKVDINPDFEGRSLVAFVRIVTRPTPNDTEVFEKFAINEPRIVECYDVNGEDCFYLKVEVGSTEELRALLVDIRAFPEVVRTISSIVLVRVKEAN